CACATCAATATAATTACAGAAAGATTATGAACTTCTGAACCTAAATTCTTGATTGGCAGGTCAATAGGAAGCTGGGAAAAGCTACTCCAGGATTTTTGCTAGGGAAAGATGTATATAGTTTGAGTGTGTATCCGGGGATGGATCAATCCACAGCAATGGCATTGGTGATGATAAATGATGCGATGAGATGATCTCTGAAATGGGCTATCATGCAATAAAACTAAAGGGTGTGGCCTAATTGGAGGAGTCATAGCCTGGGGCAGTGAAGATTTTGATTCATTGTATCAAAATCTTTGTTCATGCTCGCTATGGAGGGAGGCTTCTTCTGAGAGTACTTCTTACCTGAATGCAGAAGGGTCAATCCAAACTAATTATGGTCCAAGCTAATGGATCAGATTTTCAGCACCAGATGAAATGCTTTGAATGTAGGTATATGGTTCAAAGTAATTAACTCAAAAGTGATTCTCTACATTTTTGAGAATACTCCCCCACTTCTCCTGCCCTGAACAGACCTGTATTGCACGTTCAGATCTTTGTTCGGGCAAATTCCTCCGAGCGTAAGGGAAAATTTTTGACAGagtttttataagaattatatTATGTACATTTTCTTCTGGTTATCTAGTGGTTTTTATAGTGGGAGGTTCATAACGTTGCTCTTGCCTTCGTGATTGCCCTTTATTATGGTTTTAATGTGTAACACTCGATCATTGACTATCAATATGGGTCATATATTTATATCGTGTAATGGCTGCTTATTTGTCTTGCGGAAGATATGCGATTGAAGCTTTTATAACAACTAGTTGCTCGGGTGGAGGATGCTCTGGGGTGATCTACCTTTAAAATTGTCcttaattaacatttaaaaaaccCTTCTGAATTAGGGTTTAATTAAGTATATTGGGAAAAATGATTTAccctaaattattttatttttaaaattaaaattgtattttgaaaatagttaaacccattttttcttggttttttatcAATCCAAAATTATTGAATAAgttagagggaaaaaaaaagctaaaaaacaACCATACCTTGTGTTGATGTTAAGCCAACTAGAGTCGGATCCATCTAGTTTTACTAAAGTTAGATAGACTTCTTCCATTCTTCGTGCTTTTTGATGAATCCATTCAGCTACCCTAGAGTCAGACAAACTTCTTTCTTGCACAAAAGGATGTCTAGATGGGTGGTCCGGGCATGCCCCTCTGCAACTTAAGTCAGACAAGAGTAGCTCTAACTATTTGTGGGAAATAGTGAATGTATGTGCGCGCGCATACTTTGTTTGTGCCTTTCggaggggtttatatagagctaATGGTACTGTCACTGTATTGTTGACTATGCACTCTAACCTTCCCTGTAATAATGATTGTCCTTAAGATGACTGGACATTCATCTCAAATAAGGGCGGTTGGTAGATGCCATCTACTGACGTGTCAAGATCTCAGACAGTGCAGCTGTATGTCCATTTAGCCTATCAACGTTTGAGATTGTGTGTAACAATTAATTGATATAAACTTATGGGCTAAATGGAGTCTCATCGACCGCTCAGATATCGAACGTGATTGATCATGCATGTCAAAAGTCTTATAGACTTGATTGGACAAATCTTCCCATATGAGAGTCTAGGCTGTTGATTCCATCTAGCCCTGTGGGAGAAGGAAACCCTCTCACTTCTAGGGTCGAACTAAACTTATCTTGGTTTGGACGGAATGATCCTAAACGGATTACACACTTGTCTTAGATGACCAGGGGTCTTGAACTTGAAAGGGACACGTGGAGGGGAACCTACACCTTGCATTTAAGGTGCTTTTATATGTgataaagaataaaaactagattaaattattgtttatgGTTTGGAAGAGTGTTGGATTGATTCAATGATGTGAATTGTATTTTTGAGTTATTGGGAAAATGTTgttgtattaataaaattgtattttatttgtttgttaacaatttaagaagaaaaaaaaaagaaaaagaaagaagaaaatattgtaggtcattctttaaaaattttatacaaCACCTATTCAATTCATGATGTGTCATTTAACTCGTATTATTTTTGTcagtaatatttttattagaaatatttttatagaaaaatcaaataatatttagaaataaataaaatattatttttaataatgtgttatattaaaagaaaaatatttttggaaaaatgaaagtttttgTCACAgggaaattatatttatatttaccaaaactcaaaaatatatatattttttcatttctattgtactttttcatgatttttcacttataaattttctttcattatttttcaacaagatttttttccaaattagcTTCAAAAAAAGATGATTTTCTATTTATGATTGGGAAGAAATAAGTTGAGAGAACCGAGAAAAGATAAATTTAGGGAGAAAAGAGtgaaaaagatattttgaattttaaaactatattaTGGATgtattaataagttttaaatttctcAATTGACGTGTAAATAGGATGAGTCCAAACTTAATTTTGATGGATGTAAATATGATTCCTTTAACAAAAATAGTTTACAATCTCTTCTAAATCGAAACTTTTAAACTTtgtcatatatttaatttttgttgtcgGCCCAACCCAATTTAAActtttgtcatatttttattttttgttgttggcCCAACCCAATgtatggtttatttatttattattttttttgtaaggtTGAGATTGACCTTTTCTTCCaaactacaaaaaaatataaataaataaaaaattaatattctttttacctgatccaaaattttaatttttttttttctcttgtctTGTATAAGTCAGTTAGATGCATGAAGAGAtcatataatttaattgaaataaatacgggaaatttaaaatataaatattgcatATCAAGGGGCCCATCCCAAATCTAGACTTGGGCCCAGTCAATGAATTAGCCCACACTTCAAAGCCCAAAGGACGTGTAAAGGAATTCCTTCTCCTGAAAGCTTTTcaccaaattttatttaaaaaccccCTCCCTCCTCTGAAGAGCTCACCAGTCATAACTCTCTGCTCTTCTCTTCAGTGTTCTCTGACAATATGGCTAGCAAGCTCAAAGTGGACGAACTCCGAGCCCAGCTGGCTCAGCGTGGGCTCAGCACCGCCGGACCCAAGCCCACCCTGGTCCCGCCCTCCTCCTCCTCTGTCTCCCTCCAAATCCATTCATAGActtctcattcattttttcttgtttgcagGTCCGGAGGCTCGAATCCGCCCTTCGCAAAGAAAATAAACAGCAGTCAACGGACGGGGTTGATTCTTCTTCAACCAGTAAGAAGCGACCGAGCCAGGCTCAAAACGGAGACGACTCACATGTGTCCAAGAAAAGCAAGGCCGTTGATGAGGAGGGCGTTGACAAAGTTCATGAAGGTATCCAGCTTTTCGATGCATTCGGATTTTCTCTTcctctgtttggttcctgagaaTGTAGATGTTTGGAGTTGAGTTGAGAAACTTTTAGTTTATGGAAAATGAAGTTCGAAATGTTTGTCTCGTTTATGCTCCTCGGTTTTGCAGTTCTTGTGATTTAATTAGGGCATTCTTTTGTGGTATTAGATGGTGGCAAGGAGGAGAAGCTGGTTACTGCAACGAAAAAAGGAGGGGCGGTGTTGGATCAGTGGCTGCCTGATCAGATAAAGGCGAATTACCATGTGCTGGAACAGGTGAAACTTAGTCGTTGATTTGGTTGCATTGAGCACTCAATTAATCGCATTGCATTTGGTTGAATAGGAAGAAATCGcgcaattttgattttgtgcTGTGGCGTTTGGACTTGCTGAAAAGGGAAatgagaatttttctttttctttttttttttgtatgcaGTTTGATTATTGGTAAATGTAATTTCAGcttgaattttcatttctttttggaTGCAGGGTGATGATATCTATGATGCCATGTTGAACCAGACAAACGTTGGGGACAATAATAACAAGTTCTATGTGATTCAAGTTCTAGGTTATCTTTCTTTCTATTGATTTGTATTTTAGCATTGGTAGACCagttatttggaaaaaaattagatgtGACTATCAGGATGAATTGGTCATAAAAGAATTTAGTATTCCGGACTGGTCTTGAGCTTTTGGATGAGACATAGGAGGGACTTTGGAAGCTTATTGAATTCTAGTTTCCGTGTTTGttcaaggaaaaagaattttaatgCTCATTTCAGTCTCAAAATTCACAATTCTAGTTTTCATAACTGATTTATCAGAACATATATTTTTCTCTCTGGTGCATTGCACCACTTCTTACCGAAATTTGAATTTTGCTATTCATAAACTACTTGCAGAATCTGATGACGGTGGTAAATTCATGGCTTACGCTAGATGGGGTAGAGTTGGTGTAAAGGGTCAAGATAAACTGCAGGGGCCCTTCACATCGCGAGAAAGCGCTATTCATGAGTTTGAACAGAAGTTCTATGCTAAGACAAAAAACTATTGGTCCAATAGAAAAGATTTTATTGGTCATCCAAAGTGCTATACTTGGTTGGAAATGGACTACAATGACAAGGAACAAAAATCAGATGTGAGTTGTTCTATTACTAAACTTATGACTCTTTTCTGCTTTAATAGCCAAATGTTTGTGAAATGGAGAAAAAATTATCAGGGCAGCCCTGTTGGTGCATGGTATGATTACCATGTTTTTGGATTTCCAGGGTTCTTGATGAGCAGATAGGCAATATCCAATTTACTATAAGTTGCGGTTTCCCAATCAGCTGTTGAATTTGAATAATTATCAACTTCCAAACCAATATTTAAACTTTGAACCCCACATGGTCCTTTGCTCTTAAGGTGTTTAGTCATGGTCAGGTCCAAGAAAAGCCTAATTCTACCATTCAACTTCGGGAGACAAAACTTGAGCCCCGCATTGCAAAGTTCATCTCTCTCATATGCGATGTCAGCATGATGAAGCAGCAAATGATGGAAATAGGTTAGTTGTTCAGCCAATTACTTGCTGCTAAATAACTATTGATAGTTAACAATTAAAAAGTTGAACATGCTATTTAATTTAAACCACCCCAGCATGTCAGTTGATTTAGTTAgatcattaatttcttttaacagaaactgcatccaaaattttcatttttttttttgataggtaatgtATCcgaaattttcataatatagtCATTTTGTTTACGTCTTAACTTGTTGCatctatgaattattttaatggaAACTGTATCTTTTAGGATACAACGCTGACAAGTTGCCACTTGGTAAACTAAGCAAATCAACAATTTCAAAGGTAAGTCTTTGTGTTATGCTTGAAAGTTTTCCTGGATTATTATGATGTCATGTGTGAGTTAGTTtagaaatgaaagcaaaaaacaGGAGATTCTGGTTCATgaacttaaaagtgttttaacatttaaaagtAATCACATTAAGAACGATATTGGAGAAAGCTTCTTTCTTTGGCAGATTAGAACGCACAAAAGTTGCATGGATTGTTACTGGATCAGTTTAGCACAATCAATGAAACTCTCACCTTTGATGACACACTCCTGACTTCCTCTTTTTGTCAATCGATCATATAGGAAGAAAGGAAATATAATAATATCCTGTAATGATGACCTTTGCTCTGGAGTTTGGTTGCTAAACTGTTAACCTCTTATACAGTTACATGAATTATTTCAGGCTATTTTcttgtttgaaattttagaattgCAAGGTGCTTTGAGTTCTGATATAGAAAAAATGTCCAGTTTGCTCTTATTCAGTACACATCAATCTCTTGCTTCCTTTACTCATTGTGCCATAGTATACCTCATAATTGAAGTTTTTGCATCAAAAAAAGACCTGTGACATGACAACCAGTTGTGGAAGTTTTCTTTTCATCTGCACTTTAAGGGCAGAAAAAAAAAGTCCAGTTTGCGCTTATTCTGTAACATCAAAGCTCGTGCTTCCCTCACTCACTGTAACTCCATGTATACCTGATAATTGAAGTTTTTGCATCAAAATAGGACCTGTAAGATGCCAGCcagttatgaaaattttctctttGTCTGCACTTTCAGGCTTATATAAATACATAGGGATGCTATTTTGGTTCCCTGAACTtaatgtattttgattttgcaATCTCTGGTTCCATTTTTTGGCTTGGTTGGAATTTTATTACGATCATTTATCAGGCTAATTTAGTTATGTCCAGTCTGCCTATTAAGAGAATCAGCATGAgagtttcttttccttctattttttcccCTCAAAATGTAAGATGTGAATTAGGGTTtcacaaaaaccaaaaattgatAAGCTGAAGATGAGGTACCAGTTCAAAGGTGTAGTCTGTTAAATGGAAGCTTGGAATCTATACAGCCTTATGATTTCTGCCTAAAAGAGCATATTGttgaaaagggaaaacaaagagTGAGCCAACTTCTAAATGACTTGCGATTTACCGAAGAAAGAAAAACTGTAGTTGGCTTGTATTGTGGTCTTTTTTAGAACATACATAAACAACGTTGTGGAGATTCTAATGAATTGTATTTCTCTGTTTACCCATTAACACAATTTTCTGGATGTGAGTTTCTGATTATGGATcaaaatagataaatgaaattttaacttCTTTGTTTCAGACATTTATTACTGTATGATCCTTTTTCTTGCATAATGTGGcgtcttcctttttctttaccATCCCATTTTAACAGTCAACGTGTTACCTTTCTTTGGACATATATATAGGGGTATGATGTTTTGAAGAGGATTGCTGATGTGATTAGCCAGTCAAATAGGAAGACACTTGAGCAATTAAGTGGGTAAGAATTTGTCTGTTGCTTCATGGCTTTGATTGCTCGATACtattttctttacatttctAACTGCATCTTTGGGCTGATATTCATCATGTGGATATTCCCATTCTGCTTCGCTTAATTCTAATTTCTAGCTTCAAAGATACTTGGAGtcccattttttattgttgttttttttgcAGAGAATTCTACACAGTTATCCCTCATGACTTTGGTTTTAAGAAAATGCGTGAGTCTTcgttctatttttttttgtgtgtgttttCTGATCCTTCTATCAAATCATACACTGAGGATTATAAGAATTTGTGATTGGTGGTATATATCTTATTAAAAAGAAAGCAGtatctaataaatataaaaatgtaaatacTGGCAGGTGACTTTGTCATTGACACCCCTCAGAAGTTGAAACACAAGTTGGAAATggtaattcttttttctttttggccaTGTGTTGATACTGTTTCTATTAAATCCATGCttctttttacctttttaatttGTGAGTGGTTTTTCCAATCCTTCCTGCCATTGTAATTTGCTTGACAACTTTATTAGCTTTATCTCTGGATCCTACTGATTTTATGTACCATCCTAGTTGATAATCTCCCACAGCAATCTATTAGTGGATTTTATTCATGAATGcaaatttatttagttatttttattttattagagacTCTGCTCAATTACTTTTATCCATGAAGGTTGAAGCCCTTGGAGAAATTGAGGTTGCGACAAAGTTGTTGAAGGATGATATTGGGACACAGGTATTCTTTATCTATGCTTCTATCATATTGACTGATTTTATGTGGCATTCTGAATATTGCTTCTGTATGTATCTCCTGAGAACATGTTTGCAAGGAGTAAAAGACCGACCATTCTATCAGATGCAAAATgcatatttatatcatttacctctttatttttttattttttttttgctgataTCCAGGATGTCAGGATCCAAGATATACTGTTGGAAATATTTTATGGATGTGCCTATTATTGTGTGCAATGCTTTTGTTAGTTTAAATTGCTGAAAGTGGTTTTTGCACTTCATCGTGAATCAACTTTTAACTGAAAATTGTAGCACATCCTTCTCTTAAATACAGAAAAACTTCATATGATAATTTGAATTTACTTGATCATTTACTTTTTAGACAATCAAGAATTGTACCAcattcatttcattttgttCTAAAGTTATTAGTTCTTAATCAAGTTTTTGGAATGTCAACTTGACATGTAACATAAATTTGCCCCTTTTCTGTTGAAGTCTTGTTTccttaatacattttttatttgatatgttAGTTCTTGTACATCACAAATAGATTCATTAGACACAGCCTCTTGAATACACTCTTATCTCATTTAAGCTGCTTAAAGGCTCTGTTTCaggttctctaattttttttttccctactgTTGTAGGAAGATCCCTTACATATGCATTACCAACGCCTTCATTGTGAAATGATTCCTCTTGAAGTCAATTCTGAGGAATTTTCTATGGTATGTTCATTATTTGTATGGTATTAGAAATTGTGTGGGTTGAAAGTTTGGGAAAAGGTGGTGATAGGAATGTTGAATGTTACTGTTCAGCCTTTTATTCTTGATCTTGAAATAGACCaacaaattatatgaaataagaAAGCTTTATCATTTGGAATTCATTTGTTAATCAGCTAGACACTTTTATCTCTAACTTGCTAAACTATTCGTGTCTGTGATCAGATTGCCAAGTATATGGAGAACACTCATGCagaaacacattcaaattataCTGTTGATATTGTCCAAATATTCAGGGTTTCAAGAGAGGGTGAAGTTGAACGTTTCAGAAAGGTGAACAATGCTAGTCCAAGATGAAATATGCCCTTCATAATCTATTTCAATCTTTATGGATAATTACAGCCGTGATAGTTTTTCCAGTTGCTTCTAGAATGTTACTTCAAGTGTTTTAAGCCTGCTGTAACTCTCCTTTTACTCTTGTCGGCAGTTTTCTAGTACAAAAAATAGAATGCTACTATGGCATGGTTCTCGACTCACAAACTGGACTGGCATTCTATCCCAAGGttattctttttgtctttttgttttggtATATACTCATGAATTTTGCAAAAGATCTAAATGCAATTTGTTCCATAACAAACCACCAGGTTTGCGGATTGCTCCTCCTGAGGCACCTGCAACAGGTTACATGTTTGGAAAGGGGGTTTATTTTGCTGATATGTTCTCCAAAAGTGCTAATTATTCCTACCCATCCTGTGCTATGACTACTGGTGTGCTGGTTTTATGCGAGGTTGTTACTTGTCCAGCAGAGTTATTTTTATTACGGAgtataaaaaatgtgattttgaaTTATCAATTTAAACAAATTGTCTTTTCTCATTAATGattaaaaacgaaaaaaaaaaaactgtgatTGAACTTGTGACAGAAATTTACCTGACAAAGATAAAATTGCCCCAGTCAATCGTCTGTTTTCACTCAATGCATGCTATTTAGGTCCTGAAGGAAATAGTCAGAATTTTCCACTTGATAACCACGCAAAAGATTGGCCTCACATTCCAGATTGATCAGGATGATGTTATGCTCATCTAGATTATACATTGATTATTGCTTAGATATTCttccaagaaaaaaatctaGCTTTTCTTGTACTGATGTAGCAAATGATTGTTCTCATCTTTCTCATAATTGGATGCTCTTGTAAAACTATTGAACCCTGTTTTTCAGGTTGCACTGGGTGATATGGCTGAACTTCTGACTGCAAATTGTAATGCTGATAAGTTACCAGAGGGAAAGTTAAGGTATTATTGACTCTTTTTCTTGATGTTGCCATTGGATAATGTTTATCTGATGTGCTTTGATAAAGTAAAATTGCTCAATGCAAGAGTTAATGGTTAATTCCCCAGTACCATTGCTAGcatttaaatttcatgaaaattcACTATACTAAAAGCTCTTGTAACCACTGTTCTGAATTGCATCTTCATGCACAACTTTTCTAATTTACCACCATGAAGGTGAAAGCTCGTAGGAAAGCCAGCAGTTTTCCCTGCCAATCCTGCAGGGTCACAATAACCTGATTTTCTTGACACAAACTATTCATCATTAAAATAGTTCGATCAGAACTTGATAATATTTGTAAGCTGGGAACAAAGAGAACCTTCCCTATGAAGTGATTTCAAAATTGCTGTT
Above is a genomic segment from Vitis riparia cultivar Riparia Gloire de Montpellier isolate 1030 chromosome 7, EGFV_Vit.rip_1.0, whole genome shotgun sequence containing:
- the LOC117917709 gene encoding poly [ADP-ribose] polymerase 2 isoform X1 → MASKLKVDELRAQLAQRGLSTAGPKPTLVRRLESALRKENKQQSTDGVDSSSTSKKRPSQAQNGDDSHVSKKSKAVDEEGVDKVHEDGGKEEKLVTATKKGGAVLDQWLPDQIKANYHVLEQGDDIYDAMLNQTNVGDNNNKFYVIQVLESDDGGKFMAYARWGRVGVKGQDKLQGPFTSRESAIHEFEQKFYAKTKNYWSNRKDFIGHPKCYTWLEMDYNDKEQKSDVFSHGQVQEKPNSTIQLRETKLEPRIAKFISLICDVSMMKQQMMEIGYNADKLPLGKLSKSTISKGYDVLKRIADVISQSNRKTLEQLSGEFYTVIPHDFGFKKMRDFVIDTPQKLKHKLEMVEALGEIEVATKLLKDDIGTQEDPLHMHYQRLHCEMIPLEVNSEEFSMIAKYMENTHAETHSNYTVDIVQIFRVSREGEVERFRKFSSTKNRMLLWHGSRLTNWTGILSQGLRIAPPEAPATGYMFGKGVYFADMFSKSANYSYPSCAMTTGVLVLCEVALGDMAELLTANCNADKLPEGKLSTKGIGATAPDPSEAQAFENGIVVPLGKPKLRSDPKGGLLYNEYIVYNVDQIRMRYVVQVTFNFKR
- the LOC117917709 gene encoding poly [ADP-ribose] polymerase 2 isoform X2, with the protein product MASKLKVDELRAQLAQRGLSTAGPKPTLVRRLESALRKENKQQSTDGVDSSSTSKKRPSQAQNGDDSHVSKKSKAVDEEGVDKVHEDGGKEEKLVTATKKGGAVLDQWLPDQIKANYHVLEQGDDIYDAMLNQTNVGDNNNKFYVIQVLESDDGGKFMAYARWGRVGVKGQDKLQGPFTSRESAIHEFEQKFYAKTKNYWSNRKDFIGHPKCYTWLEMDYNDKEQKSDVQEKPNSTIQLRETKLEPRIAKFISLICDVSMMKQQMMEIGYNADKLPLGKLSKSTISKGYDVLKRIADVISQSNRKTLEQLSGEFYTVIPHDFGFKKMRDFVIDTPQKLKHKLEMVEALGEIEVATKLLKDDIGTQEDPLHMHYQRLHCEMIPLEVNSEEFSMIAKYMENTHAETHSNYTVDIVQIFRVSREGEVERFRKFSSTKNRMLLWHGSRLTNWTGILSQGLRIAPPEAPATGYMFGKGVYFADMFSKSANYSYPSCAMTTGVLVLCEVALGDMAELLTANCNADKLPEGKLSTKGIGATAPDPSEAQAFENGIVVPLGKPKLRSDPKGGLLYNEYIVYNVDQIRMRYVVQVTFNFKR